The genome window GCATTCTCCATTCACTTATTCTGTGAAGCACCTGGTGGCATTTATTTTTGCAAGGTCGGTGCTACAGGAATACATGTACTACTTCTTTCTGTAGTGTGTCAGGGTACACAATATATaattctctttcactggctgtcaCTGCCTTATCCTTTCCATAGCTTGACATTGTGCACTAGGTAACTTTTACAATTATTCTTAATTTTATTTTACAGAAATTGTCTGCCAACCTCCTTTAGACATTAAAAATGGATTTTTCAAACATGTTGGAAACCATGTGACATATTTCTGTGCACGTGGCTTTTATATGGTGGGTAATTGCATGCTCACTTGTCTCAACACTGGTAAATGGAGTGGACCTACACCACGTTGTAGCCGTAAGTATTAATGCACACCCTTCTTTTTAAATATAGtttttttaaagagccagcacaggcacaaagggccTCATGCTGTGTGGTAAGGGTCTATGAATCACAACTTTAACAGATGGATAATATATTAATGTGAGGTAATAAAGTATGAAAGGTGTTTGTAGAAACACTGAGCTTTTCATCTGTGGAGCAACACATTCAGGTCTGAATTTTCCACTTTTGCAAATTTGGGGTGGAACAACTACCCACTACAAAGAGGCTCCTCTGATCTCATTTGAtatcctgtccttcagaacttTTAACATTTTGTAAGCAGGCTCTCAGCCTCTACTGGGAAGTCAGGTCAGGGTGGAGTTGCATTTAACAGCGCTTAGCTGCTTGcgacagtgttttttttttaaaagttcaatAACATTGATATCCCCGCTCCTCTGCTTAATCAATTCTTTTTGTCTGCTAAAAAAGAAAATAATTAGAATTCTCTACTTTGAGATGATGGTGACCTCTGCCATCCAGCACTGATATGTAAAATATGTTGGTGGATGTATTTCACTTATTTTATCTTCTTACAATATACCTTCCCACAAACAGGTGTGTAGCCTGCTGAATATTGTCTGGATATACAATGTTCTCTTATCGTGTTTTGACAACCGCTTTCCTTAGTATCACTGAAAAATCaatggagaaagggcaggaaatCTTGCTCTATTGTTTCTGGAGTAAAATCTATGACTAAAAGCTCACCTAATTTATCAATCCTGTGCTGACAGGAGCTCAAAATTCTCCTGGATAACATGACGAGgaagacaggtttagggagggaattcctgattgTGGGTCTCATCAGCTGAAAGCATGACCACCGATGGTGGCTCGAAAGGAGGTGGAAGATTCAGAGGACCAGAAAGTTTGGTTTGGGGATGTAAGGCTTGAGAATATTAGAGAAAAGGGATgaacaaggccatggagagatttaaatgcaattttaaatttgaggcattgggaaGACTAGAAGGCAATATATCTCTCTCTACTACAGTTGTTGCACATCCAAACAGAGCTGCAATTGAGTGATTTCCTTGAATCATTATTCCTTGAAGTTGTTCCCGTTTAATTTTCAGAATCAAATTCCAATCTCATGCAGAGAGTGAACTTTCCCCTTTTTGATGAAACAATGCATGGCATCAGTGTCTAACACCAGTTTCATATTGCACAAGTTCAGGGTGTTAtgcccaggtgagaaaggtgtctaggggtcttttactgtcttcacctggtcttattgtaacagggtttaaattttaaacacactgttttgaactcccccttggtgaatccttgttcaccgctttccaattataaggcaaagaaatgagcacaaacagaccttcttaggtttaaagaagaaaagtgaaattatttcaacttaaacttaaactctaattcagttaatgcctacggatacatgccacgccccGTGCTAGCAtgcaatacatacatgcaaatagagacagaaaagagcagaagaaaaataaagtggaggtttgaggcaatatcagaagaatttcttgttaatgtactttgagctcactgtagtccttttgtaggtaattcttgcttgtaggtaattcttgctttttgttggggcccagtattcttcttaaatcttgttcactgtaggagtcttttctctcttggggttcatgtgccttcaatgggtattcagttctgtgagaaagagctgggagcagacaagaaagaggtcttttcagtccaggagcaaacagctttctgagttcaaaactctgtggcaagttcaaattcaaaatattccaacagccagttagttatgtgactaaactggtctgaccaggtcttctgtgtattggggaggcagggactggttcctttgttccaacactgtctgctagtatgtaaaaaaggtctttccggtgaggggcctggcaattccttgtgatagacactcttttcttcccagcaacaattttaagttttaatgttcatggggcaaaataatgggtgcctcattcttggcaggtgggggcctgcatgacaagggtAATTGCAATGATCGCGCATTGCCAGTGGGAATCTTGCCAAATATGTATATAGCATGAGTTATTTTAGCATATAGTACGTTTGAAGATTCTGTGACTAAACACGATAAACTTATTTTTTTGAACAGTCATTGCTGCTCCAAGAGGACCGCAAGGGGATCCAGGTCCCATGGGACCAAATGGACCAAAAGGTGATGCAGGTGCAAATGGAGAGAGGGGACCACCAGGTACACCAGGGCAACCTGGACAACGAGGACAACGAGGTTCTCCAGGCTATCAAGGACCCCCTGGACCACCAGGTCCAAGAGGCCCCAGAGGAAGACCTGGATCTAAAGGTGGACGAGGTGCTAATGGAAGCCCAGGTGCAAATGGTAACAGAGGTCCTCCTGGGCAAAGGGGACaaatgggcatgagaggagacgTTGGGTTAATGGGAGAAAAAGGAGAAACTGGACCACAAGGACCACGAGGTCCTTTCGGACTTGTTAATATCATAGTTTCAGCTTTCTGTGCGACTCTTGGTTACAATTATCCAGCACCTAATATGCCAATTAGATTTGAAAATGTAATATATAATGGCCAAGAACATTATTCTGCTACAACAGGCACTTTCACATGTGCCATTCCTGGTGTGTATTTCTTTACATTTAACTTTGAAGTCAACCTAATAAGTACATACGTTGAATTAAAGAAAAATGGTGTAACCATTGTTGTTGCCTACCAGGCATATCAAAATGGTTATCAATCAATGGCAGGAGGTGCTATCATAACACTAGATGTTGGAGATAAAGTTCACTTGGAAACTTCAGAAAACCAGAATGGCATGACAAAAATAAGTGTCTTTGCCGGACAACTACTTTTCCCATGTCCAACCTACTCTCGTTAAAGACTGGCATTGTGTATCTAATTCGATTAATCTCAGTGTGGACCTAATTTAATGATGCATCATCTCACAACTTCCACATTTTATTTTAGGATCACTCACAAATACAAACTCCTGGGGGGGAGAAAAACGACAAATGTGATTTAGTTTTAAAGAATTAAAAAGTGATTATAATGCATTCCTATTTTACCTGCCAATTATTTAACTGTACCTTTCCTGTCAACACCAAAGACAAACCAAGTTTGTTTCATCAACTCTATCTGGACATAACTGAAGAGATGACTTTCTTTAAGATGGGCATAGTAATAAAGTAACATCAAACCAAAAGCACATACAAACTGAACATTAACTATTCCAGACACCTATTCTGTGAAACCACTTGTATGAACATACACCAAGCAAAGTTGGAGCTTTGTGAGTCCAGCTAGGACAGAATGATCTGCAATCAGAACAAAACAAGATCACTAAAACAGCAAATTTCTTGTGCAATTTTCACAGCCTGTTCGTTTAATGAGTGCttctacattaaaaaaaaagttgaagGATGCTGTGAATATTATATTGCAAATCTAGTTGGCATATTAGTTGTTGGTTAATTATCTGCGATACCATCTAGGAGTCTTTCTGCGTGATATATGGATGAATAGGACATGGGCGAAGTATAAGCAGCAGATAACTCGAGATGGTCTGAGACCTTAATGTTGTTAAGGAAACAACGGTCATTGTATCTGCTATAATTAGACTCTATTCAACCTCAATCATATATGTTGCTAGTAACTGCACATTGATAACAGGTAATCAATCTGAGGGGTTTATACCCCAAATGCTGTTACGTATTAGAACGATAAAGGCTCTCATTTGAGTTCACTACCCTCATTGGGCTATGTATCTGCTTGCATTTATTACTGTCCATTTTTATGTATTTTCTGCTTTCACCTGTCATCGTACCAGCTTCACAGCAGCAACTTTGACTGAGGTCAGCTGAATCTATGTGACAGCTCCTGGCCAATGAGAACTTTCTTTTGCTATTCCTAAACCAAAGACTTTATTAGTCGGATATAAAAAGTCTAGATTTACAAAGTGACAAATGCCCAATCAGCAGGTTAACTGAAAGTTTACAATTCAGCTCAATGACTGTAAGTCTTACCCTCACTCTATGATATTCACTGGCTACAGATTGCTGAGCATCTTGCCCTTCTCTGCTCTGCGCATCACTGTCTCGGAACTCCAGTGACTGCAGGTGGCTGCTCAGAGTTACTGGTAACAAATTGTGGAAAAGTTAGAATACTAAAGAAAATCTCTCCAATGTATCTGCATTTCATGTCTGGATTTGTCTGATTTAAAACATTTCACTTGACCTGTCACTCACAATTTTGTTTGGAGCCAACAATTAATGTGAGTACTATAGGACTGATTCGTACATGCTAAATTGCAAAATATGTCTGTAATTCGCATTCTGAATATTATGAATGAGCAATTGTAAAGAATCAGTTCTTAACAGCGTGGCTGGGTGAGCAGCATAATAAGAACCTAGTAAATTAGTCCAGTGGGAAACAGATTGTTAGAACTGTCCTTTTGAAATGGTTGTTTCTGTAAATCTTAATTGTATGGAAATTGAAACATTGATTGTTTGGAAACTTGCAAGATACACAATAAAGAACACCGCACTCTCATTCCGGTAATGGTGATTTTATATGTGCAGCTCTTGTTGAATTAAGGAGCTACCTGTGTTTTCAGTTCTATAATGCTATGGCTCAGAATGAATTGATTTTTTGAGTGAAATTTCCCACAGAGGAAATGTTAATTTAAATGCAAAATAACTTCCAGAAGGCCAGGTTGCACGCAACATATCTCAAACTGAAAAACAGACCAATCAGTTTTACTTCTACAGTCAGAAAAGCTGACAAAATATCAACCAACTAAATTTTCAGCTTCTAAGATCTGGCTGCATGCATGAAAAACCATATACACCTCCCTAAACAATTGCCAACTTTAACTTCTGTAAATATCCTTCTTAATTAATATTTGAGATGGGGGTGGTAGAAGTAAAACAGGACCTTTTTTGAGTTGCACAATTTCACAAGGCTATGTCCTGCACAACAAGAGCATCTGAAAAACATCCAACACTATATTGACTCAGATGATATTCAGACTTCTCCAGTGGCCACCTTAATCAGGTGTATGATAATGAAGGTCTAACTCCTGTTCAAGGAACTCACTCTGAAAATCATTGGAAACTGAGAAGAGCATGCACTGGGCAAGCTTGCTTAGTTTTTCAGGTTCTTCATTGGCCTTACCATTGGTTCTTATCGCAACAGCAGGAGGCTGGCAACAGACCCCCTCCTATTCTTTCCACCCCCTCCCATGCCAACCCCAAAACCCAcatgacagccactggcagcattTGTTTGGTCTGCAGCAAAACAGGTCAGCTCGACATCCAattagactcatagagtcatagagctatacagcacagaaacaggcccttcggcccatcatgtcagtgtcggccatcaagcatctttctattctaatcccattttccagcacttggcccatagccttgcttgctatggcgtttcaagtgctcatctaaatacttcttaaatgttgagagggttcctgccactaccaccccttcaggcagtgtattccagattccaaccaccctctgggtgaaatcttttttcctcaaatcccctctaaacctcctgccccttaccttaaatctatgcgccctggttattgacccctccgctaagagaaaaagttcctatctaacctatctctgctcctcataattttgtacacctcactcaggtctcccctcagccttctctgttcgaaggaaaataaTCCTCGCCTTTCCTGtccttcttcatagctgaaatgctccaacccaggcaacatcctggtgaatctcctctgcaccctctccagtgcaatcacatccttcctatagcgtggtgaccagaactgtacacagtactccagctgtggctaactagcgttttatacagctgcatcatgaattccctgctcttttattctatgcctcggctaataaagacaagtatcccatatgccttcctaaccaccttatctacctgtgctgctgccttcagtgatcgatgggcaagtacaccaaggtccctctgaccctctgtacttcctagggtcctaccatccgttgtatattcccttgccttgttagtccccccaaaatgcatcacctcacacttctcaggattaaattccattttccactgctctgcccatcttaccagcccatctatatcgtcctgtaatctaaggctttcctcctcactacttacgacaccaccaattttcgtgtcatcggcgaaggtgctgatcatacctcctatattcacgtctaaatcattaatgtggtgCCCACAGCCCTGTGGAATTAATCAGATAAGGTTCAAGGTCCAATTTTGGACGAGCCTCAGGTGTGCAGCTTCTGATGCATGCTCCAAGCACATCGACCGTTCTGCACATAAAAAATGAGCTAAACTAACTTCTGCCCCAGAATTCTTAGCAATATAACAAAGCCAAATTTGACTGTAATTCTGAGAGTATAAATGGTATTTTCATTCACAGAAGCAGAAGATCTACATTAGCTACTTCATTTGCGTCAGAATCGTGAACTTTTCTTTAGTATATAATGCATAATCTGGCACACACTTAAAGCAGAGATGGGAGAAATTTGTTTACAATTCAGTATTTTGTTAAACTTGACTTTGGCTGAGACTCCAAGAGCAAGGTGAGGCAGTGTTCTGCAAAATTTCGAGGATAGTTAGAAAACAAATGTTAGCTTTGGAAATTGCACCATCTCAGACACCAAGTGGGTCCAGGTGCATTGGACCACCAGGATGTAATGAATATCAGAAATACAAAGCTAGATAGAGTGCATGCCTGTAAAAGGATCAAATGGATTTAGCAATCGTCAGGTGATCCAGGCATAGGAAAATCTCTCTTCAAACACTGGCGTTAAGTATTTCAAAAATCAAAGTAAACTCTGCTGCACCATCAGAAAACCATTTTCCATGTCCCTCACTAACCATCCTTGTAACTCCATGTTAAATTGCCAACTTTTGTTCTGTGGTTCATGTCCACTCAAAACGAGGTTGAGACTTTGCAACATAATTAACATGGGGTTTATGTTGCCAGCGAGCAACAAGATATCAAATCATTCAGTCTCAGCTAGACTCAAAATCAGGTTCCGGGAAAAGCCACTGCCTGCATCTCTCAGCCCCGAACAAATAACATGACGGTCATTGTTTCAAtcattttttattcgttcgtgggatgtgggcatcgctggctcagacagcatttattgcccattcctaattacccatgagaaagtggtgatgagctgctttcttgaaccggtgcagtacttggggtgtaggggtgttaggaagggagttccaggatttgacccagcaattgtgaaggaatggtgatatagttccaagtcagtgtgtggtttggaggggaacttgcaggcggtggtgttcccatgtatctgctgcacttgtccttctaggtggtaaagatcacaggtttagaaggtgctgtcgaaggagccattgtgagttgctgcagtgcatcttgtagatggtgaacactgctgccactgtgcatcggtggtggatggagtaaatgttagtggatggggtgccaatcaagcgggctgctttggcctggatggtgttgagcttcatgagtgctgttggagctgcacccatccaggtaagtggagaatattccatcacactcctgacttgtgcgttgtagatgttggacaggctttggggagtcaggaggtgagttacatgctgcagaattcccagcctctgacctgcttttgcggccatggtatttatatggctactccagttcagtttctggtcaatggtaacccccaagatgttaatagtggggtattcagcaatcataatgccattgaatgtcaaggggaaatggttagattctctcttgtttgagaatgtcattgcttggcacttgtgtggcgcgaatgttacttgccacttatcagcccagccctgtatattgtccaggttttgctacaTTTCTGCACTGATTGCTTCAGTGTATGAGGAGTcacaaatgttgctgaacattgtgcaatcatcagcaaacatccccacttctgacattattattgaaggaaggtcattgataagcagctgaagatggttgggcttagtacactacccagaggaattcccgccgtgatgtcctggagctgaaatgattgacctccaacaaccacaaccatctacctttgcaTTAAGTATGTCTCCAAACAGCGGAGATTTCCCcccctgactccagttttgctagggctccttgatgtcatacttggtcaaatgctgccttgatgtcaagggcagtcactctcacctcacctcttgagttcagctcttttgtccatgtttgaaccaaggcagtaatgaggtcaggagctgaggggcc of Heterodontus francisci isolate sHetFra1 chromosome 30, sHetFra1.hap1, whole genome shotgun sequence contains these proteins:
- the LOC137346432 gene encoding protein HP-25 homolog 2-like, with product MRGDVGLMGEKGETGPQGPRGPFGLVNIIVSAFCATLGYNYPAPNMPIRFENVIYNGQEHYSATTGTFTCAIPGVYFFTFNFEVNLISTYVELKKNGVTIVVAYQAYQNGYQSMAGGAIITLDVGDKVHLETSENQNGMTKISVFAGQLLFPCPTYSR